GGGTATTCAAACGTAACTGCTTTAAGAGTAGCAGATAGTGTAGAATGGAATAGGATAGTTACAAAAACAAAGGAAATGAAAAATACAAATTTTTTCATAATTAAACTTAATACAATTTAATTATCTCACAAATGTTTAACGTTAAGAATTTTAAATTTGAAAAAGCAGATTCAAAAGTTGTTAAAGTTCTTGTAGCTGTAGTAGTAGTAGTTTTAATGGCTTATTTTCTTTATCCGATGTGGCCGAAGATTCAATATCATATTTATGCTCTGGTCCCAAATAGTAATGATCTTCCAATAACTTTAGAAAATGCAATTACTGATGCTGCGGTAAATGACCAGACAATTCCCGGTAGTACAGATAATGAGCAAACGACAGTAGGTAATAAGTTATATATTCCTAAAATAAATGTAGATACTGCAATTGTTGAAGGAGAAACTTTAGATATTCTGAATGTTTATGAGGGTGTTTGGCGAGAGCCGGCATCTTCAACTCCACTTGTAAGCGGGAATATGGTCTTAGCCGGCCATAGGTTTCAATACCTTCCGCCAAACACCAATACTTTCTACAATTTAGAAGAGATGCAATATGGAGATGATATCTATATATACTGGGAAGGCCGTATTTTTTGGTACAAAGTTTACGAAACTCTTCTAGTTAATCCTGATCAGGTAGAAGTCAGAGAGCCTGATCCAGAATTAGTCCGAGAAATTACTTTATACACCTGTACTCCTTTATATACTTCAGAAAAAAGATTTGTTGTTAAGGCTAGTCTTATTGGATATATTTAAAATTTGAAATGAAGAAAAAAAGTCTGTAAGATAAAATG
Above is a genomic segment from Deltaproteobacteria bacterium PRO3 containing:
- a CDS encoding class E sortase encodes the protein MFNVKNFKFEKADSKVVKVLVAVVVVVLMAYFLYPMWPKIQYHIYALVPNSNDLPITLENAITDAAVNDQTIPGSTDNEQTTVGNKLYIPKINVDTAIVEGETLDILNVYEGVWREPASSTPLVSGNMVLAGHRFQYLPPNTNTFYNLEEMQYGDDIYIYWEGRIFWYKVYETLLVNPDQVEVREPDPELVREITLYTCTPLYTSEKRFVVKASLIGYI